The Sulfurimonas sp. genome includes the window TTAGTCTTTTACCCATTGGTCTAATGTTAAAAGTTACTTGTGTATTAGATTTTTCATTTCCTAAAGTTCCAGAAATAAAAGAAGCTCCAGCTAATTTTGTTTCACCGTTAAAAAGACTGATACTTTCTATGTAGTGATCAAAATCATCTGGATGAGTGTATTCGTTACCCATTTTAACAATTACTGAAAGTATTTTACCTTTTTTGGCTGAACCTTCAACTGTAATAAACGGAGAGTGACGGTCGATGAAATCTTTTTTAGCTTCTCTTTCTACTGTATCAATATCTACATATTTGTTAATCTTTGGCATTTTTTTTCCTTGTATTTTTTAATTTATATAGTATTGTAGCTATATAATTATTTACATAAAAGATAAATCAGAGTTTATTTATCTTATTTAAGAAATATTTTATAAAAGCACTCTTTAACCAAAAAATAGATAAAATCGCAATAATTTAATAAAAGAGTAAAAATATGCTAAAAACGCTACTAATTGAGATAGGTGTTGAAGAACTACCTGCTGTTCCACTTTTAAAAGAACTTAAAAATATTGAAAAAAAATATGCTGATATTTTAGAAAAAAATTCACTGCTTTGTGAGTTTGAATTTTATTATACTCCTCGCCGCTTAGTAATATGGCATCGAGAATTTAAGAGTGTCCAAGAAGATAGTGAAGAAGAGTTTTTTGGTGCGCCTATGGCAGTTGCCTATAAGGATGGTGAACCTACACCCGCTGCTAATGGTTTTGCAAAAAAATGCGGAGTACAACTTAGTGAGATAGGTACAAAACAAAAGGGCAATAAAGATGTCCTTTACTATAAAAAAGATGTTAAGGGTAAAGAGTCATGTGATCTCTTAGAAGGCATTATAAGTGAATGGATAAAAAGCCTAAGCTTTGGTAAGTCTATGAGATGGGGAAGTCTTAGTGAAAGTTTTATAAGACCTATTCGCTGGGTAAATGTTATGCTTGATGATAAGCTTGTAGATTTAGAACTTTTTGGAGTTAAGTCTTCAAAAGTTACTTTTGTTCATCGTATAAGCAATTTTGAATCATTAGAAGTTAAAGGTTCAAAAGAATACTTTGAAATCTTAAAAAATGGTGGTGTTACACTTTTTTGTGAAGATAGAATGGTGCAAATTTTAAATGATTTTAAAGCTATTGAAACAGACAATGGTGTAAATATTGAAGTTGATGATGATTTACTTGATGAAGTAGTTGCAATTACAGAAAATCCAACAGCACTATTAGGCTCGTTTGATAAAGAGTTTTTAAGACTTCCTCCAGAAGTTATCATAACTTCAATGAAAGAGCATCAAAGATATTTTCCTGTTTTTAAAGATGGAAAACTAATTAACAAGTTTGTAGTTGTATCAAATGCCCTTACTGATGATTTTTCAAAAGTCATAGAAGGCAATGAGAGAGTTCTTCGTCCTCGTTTAGCAGATGGACTTTTCTTTTTTGATAATGACTTAAAAAATGGACTAAGCACAGATGGACTAGAAAAAGTTGCATTTTTTAAAGGTCTTGGAAGTGTTAAAGATAAGATAGACAGAGAAGCAAAAATAGCAAACACTCTTTTTGATATCTATAAGATAGATGCTAAGAAAGAAGATTTAAGTAGAGCAATCAACTTAGCAAAAGCTGATTTAATGAGTGAAATGGTTTATGAGTTTACAGAACTTCAAGGTCTTATGGGTGGTTATTATGCACAAGAAGCTGAGGAAAGTGAAGCGGTTATAACAGCAATAAAAGAGCAGTATTTACCAGATGGAGAAGATAGTGAACTTCCTTCAACTCCTTTAAGTGCCATAGTTGCTATGAGTATAAAACTAGACACGCTGCTGGCTCTTTTTAGTGTAAATCAAATCCCAACGGGTTCTCGTGACCCTTTTGCACTTCGTCGCGCGGTAAATGGAATCATAAGAATTACTGCGGAACATAACTTAGAGTTTGATATATCAAAAACATTAAAAGAGTTAGCATCTGGATACGCATCTATAGATATGCAAAAGTTAGAAAACTTTTTCTTAGAGCGTGTTAAGCAATACTACAAAGTAAATCCATCTGTTGTTGAAGCAGTTTTAGCATCTAAAGAAAGAGAGTTAGTTGCTATTTCTAAAAAAATACAAGCACTAGATGCCATAGTAAATAGTGAAGGTTTTTCTGAAGCATTTTCGACATTTAAGCGTGTTGCAAATATAACTAAAGATATAGATTTATCTAAGGAGTTATCAGTAGATGTAAAACTATTCCAAGAAAAAGCAGAAGAAGAATTATATACAAAATATAATAGAGTTAATGATTGTAAATATAACTCTTATGAAGAAGAACTAGATGCACTTTTAGGTTTAAAACCAAATCTTGATAAGTTTTTTGATGATGTAATGGTAAATGTTGAAGATGAAAATCTTAAAAATAATAGAAAATATTTAGTAGCATCTATATATAAAAGTATATTGAAAATTGCAGATATTAAAGAAGTAAGTGTTTAATTTAGTAGATTTTAACTACACAAATGAAGAAGATAAAAAACTAACAGAGCTTTTTTTATCGACTTCAACCTCCACAAAAAAGTACATTTTAGGTATAAATAAACTTACCAAGTCTATCTTAAAGTATGTAGAAGTTGATGGTATTATAGATGACTTTAGCAGAGTTCAACGCTCCCGTAAAAAGTCTGTTCTTAGTATCGATGATGTTAAAAAAGACTCTATAATTCTTTCAGTTTCAACTGGAAGTCCATTAGAAGTAAAAAATACTCTAGATGCTAAGGGCTTTAGTAACTTTAATTATTTGTCATTTTACAGATACTCAATGCTTGATTTAGCTGAACCTCCTTTTATACTTGACTTTGAAGAGAACTTTAAAAACCATCACAAAGAGTATGCTTACTTGTATAACTTACTTGAAGATGTGAGATCTCAAGAAGTTTTTACTAAAGTGCTTAACTTTAAAATTTCATTTGACTTTGAGTTTATGCAGGGCTTTACAAATAACCATGACGAACAGTATTTTGATAAAGATATAATTCCAAATATAAAAAATATATGTTTTGTAGATGGCGGTGCTTATGTCGGTGATACTCTTCCAAATATCATAAAAAACTTTCCTGATTTTAAAAAGATTTATGCCATAGAACCAAATAATTTGCATATAAATATAGCAAAAAGAAATTTTTCAGATACAAAAGGCATAGAGTTTATAAACTGTGGTTTGGGAGCTAAGCAAGAATTAGGTTCAACAAATGAAGATAATAATCAAAATAATTGTGACCATAACTATCAAGCAACTAA containing:
- the glyS gene encoding glycine--tRNA ligase subunit beta: MLKTLLIEIGVEELPAVPLLKELKNIEKKYADILEKNSLLCEFEFYYTPRRLVIWHREFKSVQEDSEEEFFGAPMAVAYKDGEPTPAANGFAKKCGVQLSEIGTKQKGNKDVLYYKKDVKGKESCDLLEGIISEWIKSLSFGKSMRWGSLSESFIRPIRWVNVMLDDKLVDLELFGVKSSKVTFVHRISNFESLEVKGSKEYFEILKNGGVTLFCEDRMVQILNDFKAIETDNGVNIEVDDDLLDEVVAITENPTALLGSFDKEFLRLPPEVIITSMKEHQRYFPVFKDGKLINKFVVVSNALTDDFSKVIEGNERVLRPRLADGLFFFDNDLKNGLSTDGLEKVAFFKGLGSVKDKIDREAKIANTLFDIYKIDAKKEDLSRAINLAKADLMSEMVYEFTELQGLMGGYYAQEAEESEAVITAIKEQYLPDGEDSELPSTPLSAIVAMSIKLDTLLALFSVNQIPTGSRDPFALRRAVNGIIRITAEHNLEFDISKTLKELASGYASIDMQKLENFFLERVKQYYKVNPSVVEAVLASKERELVAISKKIQALDAIVNSEGFSEAFSTFKRVANITKDIDLSKELSVDVKLFQEKAEEELYTKYNRVNDCKYNSYEEELDALLGLKPNLDKFFDDVMVNVEDENLKNNRKYLVASIYKSILKIADIKEVSV
- a CDS encoding class II SORL domain-containing protein; the encoded protein is MPKINKYVDIDTVEREAKKDFIDRHSPFITVEGSAKKGKILSVIVKMGNEYTHPDDFDHYIESISLFNGETKLAGASFISGTLGNEKSNTQVTFNIRPMGKRLKLVAHAYCTKHGIWESTPLEIAVAQ
- a CDS encoding FkbM family methyltransferase; the protein is MFNLVDFNYTNEEDKKLTELFLSTSTSTKKYILGINKLTKSILKYVEVDGIIDDFSRVQRSRKKSVLSIDDVKKDSIILSVSTGSPLEVKNTLDAKGFSNFNYLSFYRYSMLDLAEPPFILDFEENFKNHHKEYAYLYNLLEDVRSQEVFTKVLNFKISFDFEFMQGFTNNHDEQYFDKDIIPNIKNICFVDGGAYVGDTLPNIIKNFPDFKKIYAIEPNNLHINIAKRNFSDTKGIEFINCGLGAKQELGSTNEDNNQNNCDHNYQATNINTIDNIVKEKVDFIKLDIEGAEQDAIDGSREIIKKYKPILAICIYHKAEDWYKIPQKVLDIESEYKVYLRHYMEGIFESVLYFIPKKR